The Kitasatospora sp. NBC_00374 genome has a segment encoding these proteins:
- a CDS encoding SIS domain-containing protein codes for MLDESLLDDPAALLRGDRQHALLSLAAVGARIRIAARLADAAGLAGLRPEGRPRTVVVAGSGSVLTAGAVLTALAVPNCQVLPLPPAESRPAGPVFTAGLGWQLPGWVGPLDLVVLASSQGIEGGLISLAEQAYTRGCAIAVISPENSPLAEAALQVRGLPLPYAPSTVEDGGQPRADEPDLPTEDPAALWAFLTPLLALAERTGVTQLPPGSLEAAADRLDEVAVRCRPDAQAYTNPAKALAAQLAGTVPLVWGAGPVTGAAAERFATVLADRAGLPALPGLLPQMLVAHRGMFVGRLGGGSDREDFFRDRVDEPEALQLQVVLLRHTPGVEELTEAGHSVTRARRLADAHEVRLTEFTSSLEDPLQALAELVGLTDFAAVYLGLAG; via the coding sequence ATGCTCGACGAATCCCTGCTCGACGACCCGGCCGCCCTGCTGCGTGGCGACCGGCAGCACGCACTCCTCTCGCTGGCCGCGGTCGGCGCCCGGATCCGGATCGCGGCCCGGCTCGCCGATGCGGCCGGCCTGGCGGGCCTGCGCCCCGAGGGGCGGCCCCGGACGGTCGTGGTGGCGGGCAGCGGAAGCGTCCTGACCGCGGGGGCGGTGCTCACCGCCCTGGCGGTGCCCAACTGCCAGGTCCTGCCGCTGCCGCCAGCCGAGTCCCGGCCGGCCGGCCCGGTCTTCACGGCCGGCCTCGGCTGGCAGCTGCCCGGCTGGGTCGGCCCGCTCGACCTGGTGGTACTGGCCTCCTCCCAGGGCATCGAGGGCGGTCTGATCTCGCTGGCCGAGCAGGCGTACACCCGCGGCTGCGCGATCGCGGTGATCTCGCCCGAGAACAGCCCGCTGGCCGAGGCCGCCCTGCAGGTCCGCGGCCTGCCCCTGCCGTACGCGCCGAGCACCGTCGAGGACGGCGGCCAGCCGCGCGCCGACGAGCCGGACCTGCCGACCGAGGACCCGGCCGCGCTCTGGGCCTTCCTGACCCCGCTGCTCGCGCTGGCCGAGCGGACCGGCGTCACCCAGCTCCCGCCGGGCTCGCTGGAGGCCGCCGCCGACCGGCTGGACGAGGTCGCCGTCCGCTGCCGCCCGGACGCCCAGGCGTACACCAACCCCGCGAAGGCGCTGGCCGCCCAGCTCGCCGGCACCGTCCCGCTGGTGTGGGGAGCCGGTCCGGTGACCGGCGCCGCCGCCGAGCGCTTCGCGACGGTGCTCGCGGACCGAGCGGGGCTGCCCGCCCTGCCCGGCCTGCTGCCCCAAATGCTGGTCGCGCACCGCGGGATGTTCGTCGGCCGCCTCGGCGGCGGCTCCGACCGGGAGGACTTCTTCCGCGACCGGGTGGACGAGCCCGAGGCACTCCAGCTCCAGGTGGTGCTGCTGCGGCACACCCCCGGGGTGGAGGAGCTGACCGAGGCCGGCCACAGTGTGACCCGCGCCCGCCGGCTCGCCGACGCCCACGAGGTCCGGCTGACGGAGTTCACGTCCAGCCTGGAGGACCCGCTGCAGGCACTGGCCGAGCTGGTCGGGCTGACCGACTTCGCCGCGGTCTACCTGGGCCTGGCCGGCTAG
- a CDS encoding Trm112 family protein — MSLPSSLLEILVCPQCHAPLTESGQGEEHELRCTGESCGLVYPVRDGIPVLLLDEARRPS, encoded by the coding sequence ATGAGCCTGCCGTCCTCCCTGCTGGAGATCCTGGTCTGCCCGCAGTGCCACGCCCCGCTGACCGAGAGCGGCCAGGGCGAGGAGCACGAGCTGCGGTGCACCGGCGAGAGCTGTGGCCTGGTGTACCCGGTCCGCGACGGCATTCCGGTGCTCCTCCTGGACGAGGCCCGCCGCCCCTCCTGA
- a CDS encoding phosphomannomutase/phosphoglucomutase, whose translation MRDLKQLVKAYDVRGVVPDQWDEALARAFGAAFVRVVGASAIVVGHDMRPSSPGLTRAFAEGAAAHGADVVEIGLCSTDQLYYASGSLDLPGAMFTASHNPAQYNGIKLCRAGAAPVGQDTGLDEIRELVESWLDADGAVTVPGSDATPGKLSSQDSLAGYSAHLRSLVDLTAIRPLKVVVDAGNGMGGHTVPTVFAGLPLDLVPMYFELDGTFPNHEANPLDPKNLVDLQAEVVRVGADLGLAFDGDADRCFVVDERGEPVSPSAITALVAAREIARARAAGEDRPTVIHNLITSWTVAEVVEELGAEPVRTRVGHSFIKQEMARTDAIFGGEHSAHYYFRDFWRADTGMLAALHVLAALGGQDGTLSELTARYDRYAASGEINSTVADQRARTEAVRAVWGDQPGVTVDELDGLTVAGGDWWFNLRASNTEPLLRLNVEAKDPARMAEVRDAVLALVRA comes from the coding sequence GTGCGGGACCTCAAGCAGCTTGTGAAGGCCTACGACGTCCGGGGTGTGGTGCCGGACCAGTGGGACGAGGCCTTGGCCCGCGCGTTCGGCGCGGCGTTCGTCCGGGTGGTGGGTGCGTCGGCGATCGTGGTCGGCCACGACATGCGGCCCTCCTCGCCGGGTCTGACCCGGGCGTTCGCCGAGGGCGCCGCCGCCCACGGCGCGGACGTGGTGGAGATCGGCCTCTGCTCGACCGACCAGCTGTACTACGCCAGCGGCAGCCTCGACCTGCCCGGCGCGATGTTCACGGCCAGCCACAACCCGGCCCAGTACAACGGCATCAAGCTCTGCCGCGCGGGCGCCGCCCCGGTCGGCCAGGACACCGGCCTGGACGAGATCCGCGAGCTGGTCGAGTCCTGGCTGGACGCCGACGGCGCCGTCACCGTCCCGGGCTCCGACGCCACCCCCGGCAAGCTCAGCTCCCAGGACAGCCTGGCCGGGTACTCCGCGCACCTGCGCTCCCTGGTCGACCTGACCGCGATCCGCCCGCTCAAGGTGGTCGTGGACGCGGGCAACGGCATGGGCGGCCACACCGTGCCGACCGTCTTCGCCGGCCTGCCGCTCGACCTGGTGCCGATGTACTTCGAGCTGGACGGCACCTTCCCCAACCACGAGGCCAACCCGCTCGACCCGAAGAACCTGGTCGACCTGCAGGCCGAGGTGGTCAGGGTCGGCGCCGACCTCGGCCTGGCCTTCGACGGTGACGCCGACCGCTGCTTCGTGGTGGACGAGCGCGGCGAGCCCGTCTCGCCGTCCGCGATCACCGCGCTGGTCGCCGCCCGCGAGATCGCCCGCGCCCGCGCGGCCGGCGAGGACCGCCCGACCGTCATCCACAACCTGATCACCTCCTGGACCGTCGCCGAGGTGGTCGAGGAGCTCGGCGCCGAGCCGGTCCGCACCCGGGTCGGCCACTCCTTCATCAAGCAGGAGATGGCCCGCACCGACGCGATCTTCGGCGGTGAGCACTCCGCGCACTACTACTTCCGGGACTTCTGGCGGGCCGACACCGGCATGCTGGCGGCCCTGCACGTGCTCGCCGCCCTCGGCGGCCAGGACGGCACGCTCTCCGAGCTGACCGCCCGCTACGACCGCTACGCAGCCTCCGGTGAGATCAACTCCACCGTCGCCGACCAGCGGGCCCGGACCGAGGCCGTCCGCGCCGTCTGGGGCGACCAGCCGGGTGTCACCGTCGACGAGCTCGACGGCCTCACCGTCGCGGGCGGGGACTGGTGGTTCAACCTGCGCGCCTCCAACACCGAGCCGCTGCTGCGCCTCAACGTCGAGGCCAAGGACCCGGCCCGGATGGCCGAGGTGCGCGACGCCGTCCTGGCCCTGGTCCGGGCCTGA
- a CDS encoding DUF3499 domain-containing protein: MSSVRRCSRTACGRPAVATLTYVYADSTAVLGPLATYAEPHCYDLCAEHAERLTAPRGWEVVRLAADVGPLRRSSDDLEALANAVREAARPQERSPDRTPRQGRPGAGDQGESGRRGHLRVLRSPDN; the protein is encoded by the coding sequence GTGAGCTCTGTACGTCGTTGTTCGCGGACCGCGTGCGGCCGACCGGCCGTCGCGACGCTGACGTACGTCTACGCGGACTCCACCGCCGTGCTGGGGCCGCTCGCCACCTACGCCGAGCCGCACTGCTACGACCTGTGTGCCGAGCACGCCGAGCGGCTCACCGCGCCCCGCGGCTGGGAGGTCGTCCGGCTCGCCGCCGACGTCGGCCCGCTGCGCCGCAGCAGTGACGACCTGGAGGCGCTGGCCAACGCGGTCCGCGAGGCCGCCCGTCCGCAGGAACGTTCCCCGGACCGCACGCCCCGTCAGGGCCGCCCCGGCGCGGGCGACCAGGGGGAGTCTGGGCGCCGCGGCCACCTTCGGGTGCTGCGCTCGCCCGACAACTGA
- a CDS encoding metallopeptidase family protein — MDSSAPQPPASPAGPPRRSRHRDRHGRGLRGPLAPPQVPISLTRSEVFDDYVRESVERLERRWPQLEEVEFAVLEVPVPAEGEPEPDGVPLGRVIPAAKGRRSRIVLFRRPVEIRAKSREDRAALVHEVLIEQVAELLGLSPDAIDPRYGED; from the coding sequence ATGGACAGCTCCGCACCCCAGCCCCCGGCGTCCCCGGCCGGACCGCCGCGCCGCTCGCGGCACCGTGATCGGCACGGCCGCGGCCTGCGCGGGCCGTTGGCGCCGCCGCAGGTGCCGATCTCCCTGACCCGTTCCGAGGTCTTCGACGACTACGTCCGCGAGTCGGTCGAGCGGCTGGAGCGGCGCTGGCCGCAGCTGGAGGAGGTCGAGTTCGCCGTCCTGGAGGTCCCGGTACCCGCCGAGGGTGAGCCGGAGCCCGACGGCGTACCCCTCGGGCGGGTGATTCCGGCGGCGAAGGGCCGCCGCAGCCGGATCGTGCTCTTCCGCCGGCCGGTGGAGATCCGCGCGAAGTCGCGCGAGGACCGGGCCGCGCTGGTGCACGAGGTGCTGATCGAGCAGGTGGCCGAGCTGCTCGGGCTGTCCCCGGACGCGATCGACCCGCGGTACGGCGAGGACTGA
- a CDS encoding DUF5719 family protein, producing the protein MKKPSLKAPKLTAPALKKPEFAVGALSGGSRTGRSLLAGAAVLGVVLGIAELRPPVAPAAAGTAGGAVTAQVERTSLVCPQPLHGVTGTTSYTAYTPLGASATGGGGALNDVTPQAAGAAAAPAPAPAASGAPADAPATGAEARLPLGKAGVPVTGPAQNGDLAPGTAAVAAGALAPGFAVTQTTTVTDPQSLGLSGVTCAASGTSFWFSGASTTPGRVDYVSLVNAEAGPAVVDLRLYGPKGVIENDAANGIAIAPHTSDALRLSSVAPGVDDLVVQVRVRSGRVGAGLHAVDSGKAADWLQPSVPPAPEAVIPGLPADASGARLVVGAPGEDDADLKVQISGKNGWFTPAGHETVHVKAGMVEAVDLGQVTRGEVGAIRLTPSDPAHPTPVVAGVRVDRAKNGKSDAAWLSGAAPVGARASLADNRGGGQSQLLLTSTGEQEAKVRVTSSAGSGGGTPATKELSVPAGATVALDVPDPAGLNGVFSLTLETLSGGPVVAARILTIPAKDVPMFTIQEFADDHSTVRLPYTQGDPGVLLRR; encoded by the coding sequence ATGAAGAAGCCCAGCCTCAAGGCGCCCAAGCTCACGGCCCCGGCGCTCAAGAAGCCCGAGTTCGCCGTCGGCGCGCTGTCCGGCGGCAGCCGCACCGGCCGGTCGCTGCTGGCCGGCGCCGCCGTCCTCGGCGTGGTCCTCGGCATCGCCGAGCTGCGTCCCCCGGTCGCCCCGGCCGCGGCCGGCACGGCGGGCGGCGCCGTCACCGCCCAGGTCGAGCGGACGTCCCTGGTCTGCCCGCAGCCCCTCCACGGCGTGACCGGCACCACCTCGTACACCGCGTACACGCCGCTCGGCGCCTCGGCCACCGGGGGCGGCGGGGCGCTCAACGACGTCACCCCGCAGGCCGCCGGGGCCGCCGCCGCGCCCGCACCGGCGCCCGCCGCCTCGGGCGCCCCGGCCGACGCTCCGGCGACGGGCGCCGAGGCCCGGCTGCCACTGGGCAAGGCCGGCGTCCCCGTCACCGGTCCGGCCCAGAACGGCGACCTCGCCCCCGGCACCGCCGCCGTGGCCGCCGGCGCGCTCGCACCGGGCTTCGCGGTCACCCAGACCACGACCGTCACCGACCCGCAGTCCCTCGGCCTGTCCGGCGTCACCTGCGCGGCCTCCGGCACCAGCTTCTGGTTCTCCGGCGCCAGCACCACGCCCGGCCGGGTCGACTACGTCAGCCTGGTCAACGCGGAGGCCGGCCCGGCCGTGGTCGACCTGCGGCTCTACGGCCCCAAGGGCGTGATCGAGAACGACGCCGCGAACGGCATCGCCATCGCCCCCCACACCTCCGACGCCCTGCGGCTCAGCTCGGTGGCGCCGGGCGTGGACGACCTCGTGGTGCAGGTACGGGTGCGCAGCGGCCGGGTCGGTGCCGGCCTGCACGCCGTCGACAGCGGCAAGGCCGCGGACTGGCTGCAGCCCTCCGTGCCGCCGGCCCCCGAGGCCGTGATCCCCGGGCTGCCCGCCGACGCGTCCGGCGCCCGGCTGGTGGTCGGCGCGCCCGGCGAGGACGACGCCGACCTGAAGGTCCAGATCTCCGGCAAGAACGGCTGGTTCACCCCGGCCGGTCACGAGACCGTGCACGTCAAGGCGGGCATGGTGGAGGCCGTCGACCTGGGCCAGGTCACCCGCGGCGAGGTCGGTGCGATCCGGCTGACCCCGAGCGACCCGGCGCACCCCACCCCGGTGGTCGCCGGGGTCCGGGTCGACCGCGCCAAGAACGGCAAGTCGGATGCCGCCTGGCTGTCCGGAGCGGCCCCGGTCGGCGCCCGGGCGAGCCTCGCGGACAACCGCGGCGGCGGCCAGAGCCAGCTGCTGCTCACCTCGACGGGTGAGCAGGAGGCCAAGGTGCGGGTCACCTCCTCCGCGGGCAGCGGCGGCGGCACCCCGGCGACCAAGGAGCTGTCCGTCCCGGCCGGCGCCACCGTCGCCCTGGACGTCCCCGATCCGGCCGGCCTGAACGGCGTCTTCAGCCTGACCCTGGAGACGCTCTCGGGCGGCCCCGTGGTGGCGGCCCGGATCCTCACGATCCCGGCCAAGGACGTGCCGATGTTCACCATCCAGGAGTTCGCGGACGACCACAGCACGGTGCGGCTGCCGTACACCCAGGGCGACCCGGGCGTGCTGCTGCGCCGCTGA